A window of Nomascus leucogenys isolate Asia chromosome X, Asia_NLE_v1, whole genome shotgun sequence contains these coding sequences:
- the ZNF157 gene encoding zinc finger protein 157 isoform X3 → MVKRKSVQGSLSLLCGNGSVADNALRHDNDLLHHQKIQTLDQNVEYNGCRKAFHEKTGFVRHKRTPRGDKNFECHECGKAYCRKSNLVEHLRIHTGERPYECGECAKTFSARSYLIAHQKTHTGERPFECNECGKSFGRKSQLILHTRTHTGERPYECTECGKTFSEKATLMIHQRTHTGEKPYECRECGKTFRVKISLTQHHRTHTGEKPYECGECGKNFRAKKSLNQHQRIHTGEKPYECGECGKFFRMKMTLNNHQRTHTGEKPYQCNECGKSFRVHSSLGIHQRIHTGEKPYECNECGNAFYVKARLIEHQRMHSGEKPYECSECGKIFSMKKSLCQHRRTHTGDKPYECSECGNAFYVKVRLIEHQRIHTGERPFECQECGKAFCRKAHLTEHQRTHIGWSWHCTMKKASP, encoded by the exons ATggtgaaaagaaaatcagtgcaAG gatctcTCTCACTGCTGTGTGGCAATGGTTCTGTTGCGGATAATGCCCTCAGGCATGATAATGACCTTCTTCACCATCAGAAGATTCAAACATTGGATCAAAATGTTGAATATAATGGATGCAGGAAAGCCTTCCATGAGAAAACAGGCTTTGTTAGACATAAAAGAACACCCAGAGGAGATAAAAACTTTGAATGTcatgaatgtgggaaagcttaCTGTAGGAAATCAAACCTTGTTGAACATCTGAGAATACACACAGGAGAGAGACCCTATGAATGCGGTGAATGTGCAAAAACCTTCAGTGCAAGATCATACCTCATTGCTCATCAGAAAACTCACACAGGGGAGAGGCCCtttgaatgtaatgaatgtgggaaatcttTTGGCAGGAAGTCACAACTCATCCTACATACAAGAACACACACTGGAGAGAGACCCTATGAATGTACTGAATGTGGGAAAACCTTTTCTGAGAAGGCAACCCTCATGATTCATCAGAGAACTCACACaggggagaaaccctatgaatgtcgTGAATGTGGGAAAACATTTCGTGTAAAGATATCCCTTACCCAACACCACAGAACTCACACAGgggagaaaccttatgaatgtgGGGAGTGTGGGAAAAACTTCCGTGCAAAGAAATCCCTAAATCAGCATCAAAGAATTCACACAggtgagaaaccctatgagtGTGGTGAATGTGGGAAATTCTTCCGAATGAAGATGACTCTCAATAATCATCAGAGAACTCACACAGGTGAAAAGCCCTATCagtgtaatgaatgtgggaaatcttTCAGGGTGCACTCATCTCTTGGGAtccatcagagaattcacacaggagagaaaccttacGAATGTAATGAGTGTGGTAATGCTTTCTATGTGAAAGCACGCCTAATTGAACATCAGAGGATGCATtcaggagagaaaccctatgaatgtagtGAATGTGGGAAAATCTTCAGTATGAAGAAATCCCTCTGTCAACACCGGAGAACTCACACAGGAGACAAACCTTATGAATGTAGTGAATGTGGAAATGCCTTCTATGTGAAAGTACGCCTCATTGAACATCAGCGAATTCACACAGGAGAGAGACCCTTTGAGTGTCaagaatgtgggaaagctttctGCCGGAAAGCACACCTCACAGAACATCAGAGAACTCACATAGGCTGGTCCTGGCATTGTACAATGAAGAAAGCCTCTCCCTGA
- the ZNF157 gene encoding zinc finger protein 157 isoform X2, translating into MIFKLERGEELWILEEESSGHGYSGSLSLLCGNGSVADNALRHDNDLLHHQKIQTLDQNVEYNGCRKAFHEKTGFVRHKRTPRGDKNFECHECGKAYCRKSNLVEHLRIHTGERPYECGECAKTFSARSYLIAHQKTHTGERPFECNECGKSFGRKSQLILHTRTHTGERPYECTECGKTFSEKATLMIHQRTHTGEKPYECRECGKTFRVKISLTQHHRTHTGEKPYECGECGKNFRAKKSLNQHQRIHTGEKPYECGECGKFFRMKMTLNNHQRTHTGEKPYQCNECGKSFRVHSSLGIHQRIHTGEKPYECNECGNAFYVKARLIEHQRMHSGEKPYECSECGKIFSMKKSLCQHRRTHTGDKPYECSECGNAFYVKVRLIEHQRIHTGERPFECQECGKAFCRKAHLTEHQRTHIGWSWHCTMKKASP; encoded by the coding sequence gatctcTCTCACTGCTGTGTGGCAATGGTTCTGTTGCGGATAATGCCCTCAGGCATGATAATGACCTTCTTCACCATCAGAAGATTCAAACATTGGATCAAAATGTTGAATATAATGGATGCAGGAAAGCCTTCCATGAGAAAACAGGCTTTGTTAGACATAAAAGAACACCCAGAGGAGATAAAAACTTTGAATGTcatgaatgtgggaaagcttaCTGTAGGAAATCAAACCTTGTTGAACATCTGAGAATACACACAGGAGAGAGACCCTATGAATGCGGTGAATGTGCAAAAACCTTCAGTGCAAGATCATACCTCATTGCTCATCAGAAAACTCACACAGGGGAGAGGCCCtttgaatgtaatgaatgtgggaaatcttTTGGCAGGAAGTCACAACTCATCCTACATACAAGAACACACACTGGAGAGAGACCCTATGAATGTACTGAATGTGGGAAAACCTTTTCTGAGAAGGCAACCCTCATGATTCATCAGAGAACTCACACaggggagaaaccctatgaatgtcgTGAATGTGGGAAAACATTTCGTGTAAAGATATCCCTTACCCAACACCACAGAACTCACACAGgggagaaaccttatgaatgtgGGGAGTGTGGGAAAAACTTCCGTGCAAAGAAATCCCTAAATCAGCATCAAAGAATTCACACAggtgagaaaccctatgagtGTGGTGAATGTGGGAAATTCTTCCGAATGAAGATGACTCTCAATAATCATCAGAGAACTCACACAGGTGAAAAGCCCTATCagtgtaatgaatgtgggaaatcttTCAGGGTGCACTCATCTCTTGGGAtccatcagagaattcacacaggagagaaaccttacGAATGTAATGAGTGTGGTAATGCTTTCTATGTGAAAGCACGCCTAATTGAACATCAGAGGATGCATtcaggagagaaaccctatgaatgtagtGAATGTGGGAAAATCTTCAGTATGAAGAAATCCCTCTGTCAACACCGGAGAACTCACACAGGAGACAAACCTTATGAATGTAGTGAATGTGGAAATGCCTTCTATGTGAAAGTACGCCTCATTGAACATCAGCGAATTCACACAGGAGAGAGACCCTTTGAGTGTCaagaatgtgggaaagctttctGCCGGAAAGCACACCTCACAGAACATCAGAGAACTCACATAGGCTGGTCCTGGCATTGTACAATGAAGAAAGCCTCTCCCTGA